Below is a genomic region from Desulfitibacter alkalitolerans DSM 16504.
GAGCGGCGTCATCAGCGATTTTCTTTTCATCAACCTGCAGCGGGACAGTACACAGGGGAAGCCGCTTCGCTACGGCAATTACTACGCCATCCTGAAAAGATGCGCCCAAAGGGCAGGCCTTGACCCTGAGAAAATACGAACGCACAGCGGACGCAGTACAAAGGTGATGGAGTATCTGGAGCGTCAGGCACTCCATCCGGAGGATGGCATCACCGATGCCGTCATTATGGAGAGCTTCGGCTGGCGCTCCGCCGATTCCATCGTCCACTACCGGAACCACAACAATCAGGTCATAGCCAAAGCGGTTATGGAAAAGCTGCACCGGAAGAAAGGTGGCGCCAATGATTAAACTGCTTGAGATTAAGACCTGTACCGCCTTTTGGGACATAGACGGGACTGTCCTGCGTTTTCAGAGACGAAAGCGCGTCGATGACGAGCTGACGGGCCGGACGATAGAACGGTACCGGGAACTGCTGCTGAATGAAACCTACAAAAGCTGCCCGCAAATGCTCCGCGACATTGCCTGCATCTTAACGGATAACATTCTGGTACGAATCGGCATTGAGGTGTATCAAAAGCAATTTCTGAAAATGTTTGAGCACTATTCAAAGCTATATGTCGAGCAGTGGGAACAGGCCGGAAAATGTTTCATCTCCAACAAAACGGCTATGTTTCCTGTTTTCGAGTTCATGTTCCGAAACAGGCTGGTTGAACAGCCGGATAGTCCGATTACGATCTTGAGAGACATCCCGTGTGACAGCAAGATTTTTTTGAATATCTTTGAGGAATGCTTTTCATCCTTCTGGGTAAACAAGATCAGGGAGAAGGTTCTGGGACAGGAAACGCTTGCCCCCATACGGAAACGAATTGGTCCCCTGCGGATAACACAATACCTCTGCCTTCTGCCGGAGCCGGTCGTCACAGATTATCTTAATTCTATTGCAGGCAGATTTACACGGCAGCGCAGGCTCATCACCACGCAAAGCTTCTGCCACGAATTGCTTGGCAGCGACACATCCATTTCCAGCCCGCGTTTTCATCCAAGGTTTGTAACACTGGTCGCTGCCGAAGTTCGCCGCGAGTTTGAAATCCAGTGCCAAAAATTCATTGCTGAAAACCACCTGCAGCTTGATATGTCCAGTGACAAGTGGACGCTGTTCCACAGGCACGGGCCGTCCCTGCACCGGGAAACCATTGATTTTACAGGAATTCGTTCACCTTCCCTGCGGCTTGAAATCAAGTATTTCATGAAGCACAGATATTACAGCATCACCGCCGACAAAGACCGTGCCATTACTACCTTAGCGTACGCGGCCAATCTGCTCACAGATAACAATCCAAGTATTCGTTTTTTCGCGGATGTGGATGATGTTGATGTCCGGTCGCTGTACATGAGCATGGAGCGCAGATATGGACAAACAGCCGGAGGAAAGTCGGTATCCAATATCATGAGGGTTTTCAGCATTTTGTCGGTACTCATGGAATATCTGATGAGCAATCATCGGGATGAAGCAATGCGCAGCCCCGTTCCACACGACAACCCCTTTTCCCGTTACCGGTTTCATAACGCAAAGGACTACAAGGTACGGACCGCCGCCATTCCGGAGGCTGTTGCGGAGCAGATCGATGCGCATCTGGATGAACTTGACCCGGTGCAGGCTCTGCTGTACCGGATTTTCTCTGCCACAGGCATGCGTATGAAGGAGGTGCTTTTTCTGGAGGCCGACTGTCTGGAACCGTCACAGTATGAGGGTGTTGTCCAACTTAAGTACAAGCAGTACAAAACCCTGACCGCCAGACGGAAGGCCGGTGTGCCGGATTATCACAGAGTGCTCATCCTGAAAGCATTGGCAGATGAAATCTCCGGACAGATTCACAAAACGAAAGAGTGGCGGAAGGAACTTGGCGTGCCGTATCTGTTTGTCAACAAGCGGCCGAATTTTCGGGCCAGCATGATCAGTATGAGCAATTATCTGCTGGTCATCAACAGGCTCATTGAAAAATATGACCTCCGTGATGAAAACGGCCGGCTATGGCATTTTACCAGCAAACAGCAGCGCAAAACACTGACGGTTACCCTGATTGAAAACGGAGCGTCCGTGGATGAGCTTGCTTACTGGCTCGGACATCTTAGCAGAAACACTGCCTCAAATTACTACGCCGAAGTCCGGAAAATGAAGCTGGCTGAGCTCAATACAAGCTTCTTCCGGGAAAAATTCGATCTTCTGCTATCGGATGAACAGCTTGCGGAGTACACAGAGGAAGAACGCAGGCTGTTGTATATGGATTTCCGACTGGAACAACGGCGGGTGGAGTTTGGATTCTGCCTGAAAAAGCTGGCCGATGGCGGCTGTACAAGCAGGAGCAGCCTGATCAACTGTGTAAACTGCAAAAATCTTTGTACAGGACCCAAGTATCTTCCGTACTGGCAGAGTCTCATGAACGGACAGCGCGAGGTTGTGAACAGCCTCCTCGCCGCTTATGCTGAGGCTGGTATTACGGACTATGAGGAATTCAGAGAATACAGACAGGCAACATTCCTTCTTAACTGCTATGAAAACATTGTAAACGCCATAGAAGGAGGTGCCTCGGTATGAATCTTCCGCAATACAAATACATCGAAAACTACGACGAGCAGCAAAAGAGCCGGTACTTTGCCCTTTTGCCGCAGCTTGGCAGCAATATTCACTTCGATGAGGACACATGGGTGTGTGACAAACGAATGCGAAGTGCGGCGGAGCCGAAGAATTACATGAACATCTACTTTTCTGCCGTTCCATCTGCTTACAAAGAAATGGTGAAATACTATTCACTCCTGCGGCTGCTGCATGGTGATACGGTCAGAACGATCCGGTCAAGGATAGCCCGTCTGGTTCCATTCTTGAAGTTCCTGGCCGCAGCCTGCTCGGCCCCCCTGCTTTCGGGCTGTGACATACGGACGGCTTCAAGGCTGAAAGAGCATCTGGATGCATCCAGCCTGGCGGACAGTACCATACGGGACATCTGGCGCGAGGCAGGTTCTCTGTTTCGCATGATGAACGGGTTTGACGGGGTACCCTGCAAAAATCCTTTTGCCTGCAATCCATATGCGCGAGCTGAAAAGCTGGACTCCAAATATATCCCGGATAAGGTGGCTGAAAAGCTGGACGGTATCTTCCGGCAAGAAGAAATAGATCTGCACATCCGGTGTATTTACTGGCTGCTGCGGCTCATTCCGTCCCGGATATCCGAAGTGCTGGCCATGGCAATCGACTGCGTAAAGCCGTACAACGGGAATTTCGTTCTCTTTATCCCAACATGGAAGCAGAACGGAGGCAACATGGAACCGATCCTGCGTTCTGTCCACATTGAGGATACGGGGATTGCCGGATATCTTCTGGATTTGCTTCGGGCACAACAGACAGTAGCCGAGAAATTGCAGGAGCATTTGCCTGAAAACAAACGCGGTTGTCTTTTTACCTATCGGAGGGTGCTTCATTACAAAAACGGCACGGCTTCTCAGCCGGGCAGGGTTCAAAGTGTCTGTCCTGCCGTTGTGGACTACCATTTCAAAAGAATTTGTGAGCAGTACGGCGTCCTGGATGAAAATGGGGAGGTCTACAACCTGACATCCCATCAATTCCGCCACAACGGAATTACCGACCGGCTGGAAGCAGGCTTCACGCTGGAACAGATTGCCGACATGACGGGCCACCACGGAAACGCCATGATATGGAACGCCTATTCCCATCTGGATTTAAAGCCTAAGACCATCCTGCAAAAGCAGCGGTATGTTTTGAATGAGCCAAAGCCGCCGGATAATCCATATATCCTGTTCGGCGGACGAATTCTCCATATGGAGGAAATGCTTGAAAAGCGGCTGCTTAAAAACCTCCGGGCCCATAAGGTTCCGGGAGGCATCTGCGGCGACGTTACCGGATGCAAAAGCGATATGTGGGATTGTCTTGAGTGCGGGCATTTTATCCCGGACAGAGATCAGCTTTCCTATTTCGAGGAACAAGCGTCCGCATGGCGCAGCAAAGCAGACCGTTTCTCGGATTTCCCGGCCATTCACGCCAATGCGTTGAGAAACGCGGATTTATTTGAGAGGATCGCAGCCAAACTGCTGGGAGGTGAGAAAGATGAATAGCAAAGTACCCAAGGAGCTTATTGCCCGGCAGGAGCACCAGCGCCAAACCACGGTCAATACTGTCCTGAGAGCAATTTCAGAGCTTCGGGCCGAAGGGCACAGGCTGACGATTAAGAATCTTATGGACTATACCGGATTGTCGCGGTCTGTTTTCGGCAAAAAGCATATCCGGGCTGTTTTGGTCAGTCAGGGAATTGTAGCCGCAGAAGCTTGCGGAGCAGAGCGCACGCCGCCTAAATCCACTGTTCAACAACGAATGAAGCAAAAGCTTGAGGAAAAGGAACAACAGATTCGTCGGCTAACCGAAGAAAATACCGCTTTGAAAAGTGAATGCGAACTGCTAAGGGGCAAGTTGTATCTCCTGATGCAGCGGCAGTCACTGGAGTAGAAAACCGATTCTATTTTCACTGAAATATTTAACACGATTAAACTATGAGGTTTGGTCGTGTTTTTTATTTAAAAATCAAAAATGAAAGAAGGAATTTATCTTGAAAAACAAGCATATTCAGTTTACCATTCTCGCACCACCGACAACCGCATACTTTAATCGTGTCAATCGACCGTGCAGAAAAGTGCTTCCAACTCTAACGGATCGAATTAAAGAAATGTTCGATTTTCAAGGATAATTCTGTGGTTAAACGGTCTATGGAGATGGAGATAACTCTATAGACCGTTGATCTATTAAATATGGGAGGTGGTGATAGGTGGAAGTAATATTAGTGTTGCTTATAGCAGGTCTATTGAGTGGGTGTTTAGTTTATGTGAATTCACTTTTGAACGACTTGGTATCCATTGCTCTTTATGCAGATCGTTATATGGATTCATTACTTGGCACCAGTGGTTTAAGTCAGATATTTGATATTTTCTTCGGGTTTGGTGTATCTTTAATCGTGCTAAAATTTTTAAAAAAGGGATTTGAGCAATATATTTTGTGGACCGAAGGTGATGCAGATACTGAACCATTAATCCTTCTTACAGGGTTCTTTAAAGCTTTAGCCATAGCTGTTTCTTTTCCAACACTTTATGGATGGTTAGCTGAGATTATTGAGGATTTAACTGATCAGCTGATTGCTGTTATCAGTAATAGTATGGAGACAGATTTTACAGCAGTGATTACTGGTATTTCAAGTGCAGGATTATTTACGGCAATTATTTCTCTCATATTTTTCATATGCTTTTTTCTTTTGTATCTTCAGTTTCTTACAAGGGGACTGGAGATTTTTATTTTGAGAGTCGGATTACCACTGGCTTGTGTTGGTTTAATGGATGCCGATAAAGGTGTTTTCAGGACTTATATACAGAAATTTTTTCAATCAACTTTAGCAGTACTTGTGCAGATAGTATTAGCTAAAATGGGGGTAGCTCTTATGCTTAATACTCATGTTTTATGGGGGATTGCTGCATTACTACTTGCACTTAGAACGCCAAGATTTTTACAAGAATTTATTATTGTATCCGGTGGACATGGTGGAGGAATGGGAACAGTTTATCAATCAGTAAGGCTTGTGCAGATTGCAAAATCAACTTTCAAGAAATAGGGGAGGTGCTGTATGGATTTGTTAAAAGAGATGGCAGATGCCTTTGTTATGCTGATTCGTTCCGGCTCTACCCTCAGAATTATCTACTGTCTTATCCGTATGGGCACTTCTGAGGAAGAAGCAGCGATGTTTAGAAAAAGAGGAAGAAATACAGTTGTGTTCTATGTATTGGCAGAATGCATCTGGCAGATTAAAGAGCTGGTGTTGGGATATTATGGGTAAAAATTGCCTGATATATAACAGAAACGACGGTTTTTATGGTATACTGAAATTAATATATATGGAAATCTAAAAACTAGAAATTGAATGATGGTATGTCCTATCCAATTAGATATTATGTAAAAATTAATTTAATTTTTTGATTTCAAATAATAAATATAATTGAGAAGGTGAATTAATGCTAGCAATAATAGGAGAAAAAGTCTTAGATTTATTCATTAAGATTTTTGGAGATAAAGTTATTGAAAAAATAAATAAGCTATATGGTATCGATGCATGGTGTAGAGCATTCGAGAAAGCAATAGCATACTCAGAAGAATTTGATACAGGATTTGGAAAAGAATTAGCAACACATCGTACTATGCTGAGATTTTATTATGAGACGTTTGACACAAATAAAGAAAAGATTTCATTTAATGACTTTGTTTTATCAATTGGAATGGAATTTTTGGATTTTCAATTAACTATTTCCCCGGATATTATTATAGCGTTAGCTGATGCAATAATTAATAATTGGTATAAAGAATTACGAACAAATAAATTCTTAAAAAACAAACTAGAAAATATGAGCAAACAACTTCCCGAAATTCAAGATTGGGATGTAGAAGAGATTAAGTTAATACTAAAAGATCATGAAAAAATGAGACGAGCTTATTTTAAAAGTTTCGAACATATTAAAGGTGCAAAGACCATAAGAGTTTGGTATCCAGCTCCAAATGAAAATTGGATAAGATGGGATGAAAAATATAGTATTGATATTAAGGTAAATCCAATGTTAGGAATGGCACTAGGGTTTTTTAGAAGAGGTTATGATTATTCTTTGCTTGAGACAGATGGAACTCATAGATTAAAATTTGCAGCAATATCGTCTTCAAAGGAGAGGGAGACCGCACAGTTTAAAACATCAACTTTTTATATCGGTGAAAAAGGCGGTGAAGTATTCTGGGCATGGTAAGTTTAAGAACAGAATCATTTAAAGTAGATATATACAAAGGCTACGTAATACTATAATTTTAGAATTAAATATCAGTAATAATACATATTTACAAAAGCTATGCGCATTTCTATATTGTTAAAAGTTTTAGGAATATAAAAACAGTTATAAGTAAATTAACATATTTGGTAAGAGCTATAATTGCTTTATTTATCTAAATAAATGAAGTTAAGTAAGGAGGTTAGAATGGTTAATATAGATTTTCCAAATATAAGGAAGCATGACGGAAGTCAAGATAAAGGATTTGAAGAATTAGTTTGTCAGCTTGCTCATCTAAAACCACCAGATAATGCTCAATATTTTGTTAGAAAAGAGGGCGATGGCGGTGACGCAGGTGTTGAATGTTATTGGAAATTAAATGATGAAACAGAACATGCATGGCAAGCAAAATACTTTTTGAATGTTATGACTGACAGTCAATGGAGTCAAATTTCCAAATCAGTTGAGACTGCATTGGAGAAGCACCCTAAACTGACAAAGTATTATATTTGCTTACCTAGGGATTGGACAGACAGCCGGAAGACAGTTAAAGGAAAAACTGTTAACTCTTCGTGGGATAAGTGGGTTGAACATGTAAAGTCATGGGAAGAATTAGCCAGTAAAAAGGGAATGAAAGTTAAATTTGAATATTGGTGCAAGCATGAAATAAGCCAAATGTTGCAAGTAGACAAACCGGAATTTGCAGGAAGAGCACTCTATTGGTTTAATGAACCAATTATCAGTACTGAAATTCTTTTGAGAATCGCACAAAAATCAAAAGAAACATTAGGAGAACGATTTACACCTGAATTTCATGTTGAACTTCCAATTGCTAATAAATTTGATTGTTTAGGATTAACAAATAGATGGAAAAAACAACTTAGGGGTCAATGCAATATTATAAGTGAGATTAGTGAGGAGTACAAAAGGATATTTAAACATAGAATTGATTCATTTAGTGATAAAACTATTTGGAATAAGTTAAATGAAAATATTGAAGAATTCTATAGTGAATTCTTGTCTACTGTATATAGAGGAGAGATTTTTCAAAGCATTGATAGATTAGTTAGCCTCACTGAAACTATATATAAAGAAGTAAATAGTTGCAATGAAACTATTTTTGAAGCTTCATATAAGGAAAATGACACTGAATTAAAAAAGAAATTGCAAGAAATATCATATGATTTACGTAAAATATCTAAAAAAATAGATGATATCAATGACTTTTTAAATGATAAAGCCATTTCTGCTGGAAAAAATAAATCAATGTTACTATTAGGTGAAGCTGGTATTGGAAAGTCACACTTATTGTGTGATATATCCTTGAAAAGACTTGATGAAGGCTTTCCAACTTTGTTTTTATTAGGGCAACATTATTTAGGAGGTAATCCACTTGACTTCATATGTTCTGAGTTAGGGTTACCAAAATATCCATATCGAACTGTTTTAGGAGCTTTAGATTCTTTGGGTGAAAGCAAAGATACAAGATTATTAATAGTAATCGATGCAATAAATGAAGGAATTAATAGAGAAGCTTGGCATGATAATATCATACAATTTTTAACTGAACTTGAAGATTATCAACACATTGCAGTTGTTTTGAGTTGTAGAAGTACATACAAAGATTATTTAATACCAGAAAATGATAATAAACTAGTTGAAATAGAACATTATGGGTTTCGCGGATATGAGCATAGAGCTGCATTTAAGTATTTGGCAAAACAAGGAATTTCAAAACCGGGCACCCCCATCCTAACCCCTGAATTTACGAATCCATTATTTCTAAAAACATGTTGTAAAGCTATAAAGGGAATGGGAGAAAATAAATTTCCTAAAGGTCTAAATGGTTTCAATAAATTATATGAATTTTACATTGAAAGTGCTGAACGAGTTATTAGCAGAAAGAAAAGATATAGAAGTAGTGAACATATTGTGGTAGAAGCAATTAGGAGATTTGTAAGTGAATTATATCCAGATTATATATCGGGGTTACCCATTCGTGAAGCTAGAGAGATAATAACGAAAATAGATCCCAAACCTAATATTGGAGAAAGTCTTTTTGAATTGCTCATTGACGAAGGTGTACTTGCTTTTGACGTAATACCCAGTCATGTTGAAAAAGAACGGGGAATTGAGGTTGTTAGATTTACATATGAGCGTTTTAGTGATTATGCAATAGCAATGTATATAATAGAAAATTGTGCAACAGAAGAAGATATAGGTAAATTATTTTTGCCAGATGGTACAATTGGAAAAATAATTAATGAAAATAACAAGTATAAATACAGTGGAATAATTGAGGCATTAGGAATTAGTATTCCTGAGAAATTTAATAAAGAGTTTCTTGAATTTATGGAATTTGATGATGAAGAAGAATATGAATATAATTGGTTTTTTGAAAAAACATTTACAAATGTAATTTTATGGAGAACAGGCAAATCAGTTACTGAAAAATCACTTGAGATGCTTAATAAAGTACAGCATTATAGCTATAACAATCAGTCTTTAGATATTCTTTTGGCATTATCAACTGAGCCTGAACATCCATGGAATGCAGATTTTTTAGATGCAAATTTAAGTAGGATGGATATGCCAAAAAGAGATGCCTTTTGGTCTACTTATGTTGCAATAAATGATCATTCTGAAAATGAATATGGCGAAGAAACTGTTGTAAGAACATTAATTGACTGGTCATTGAATGCTGAATTGGAAGAAGTAGAATTAGAGAGGTTACGATTGACAGCAGTTGTTTTACTATGGATGACAACGACATCTAATAGAAAAGTACGTGATCAAGCCACTAAATCATTAGCCCGTGTGTTATATCATATTCCTCAACACATAGTGAGTTTTATAGAAAAATTTAATAACTGTGATGATGTTTATCTTGTAGAAAGGCTTTATGCATCCATTTATGGTGTGGTTGTACATTTAGATAGTAATCTAATTATTAAAGATGTATCGGTTTGTGTATATAATCATCAATTTAAAGATTACAGGCCATATCCTGATATCTTATTGAGAGATTATGCAAGAGGAATAATGGAATTTGCATATCACAAAAATCTTTTAAATGATGTTCTGGATAATCCCGAAATATTTAGACCACCTTATTTTAGTGATTGGCCTATAGAAAATCCGTCAAAAGAGGAAATTAATAAGATTATTGGCGATGAATTTTCGTCTTCAATAAAAAGTTCTCTTATGGGCTTTCCAGGGGATTTTGGTAACTACACAATGAGTTGTGTCCATGATTGGTCTCCAACAGCTATTACTGAAGAGAAGCCACAGACTGGAATTGAATTGAAACGAATATTCGCAGAGAAATTGCCGAACAAATTGCGAATTAGATATGAAAAATATTTAGATGATCAAGTGAAAGCTAATAGGTTAAGTGAGGAAATAGATATTGAAAGTTGGTTAGAGCAATTATCTAAGGAAGCATGGGACGAAACAGATAGTGAAAATGAAGAAAATATAGAAGAAGATTCATGGGAGTGTCTTAAGGAAGACATAAACAATGTTATTAATGAAATTGATAAGGAAGAATTCCGTTGGTTAAATGGTTTGAATAACGGGGAAAGACCTGCAGCATTTAGTAGAAAATGGGCACAAAGGTGGGTTTGTAAAAAAGCATATGAATTAGGATGGTCAGATGAATTATTTGCAGATTTTGAGAAAATGTATTCTAATGGAGGAGGTCACGGTAGAGAAGGCGGAAGGATAGAACGCATAGGAAAAAAATATCAATGGATTGCATTTCACGAGATTCTGGCAAGAATGTCTGATAATTTGATATGGATTGATCGTGGATATAGTGATTTAGACGATCATAAATTTTTTGGACCATGGCAGATTCATAAAAGAGATATTGATCCAACGATATGGCTTAGCAAAACAGGGGATAGTGGATGGGATAAATGGGACAAAATGTTTTGGTGGCAACCATATAAATTTCCATTTGTTGAAGATAAACTAGAAGCTCAAATTGAATGGCTTTGGGATAAGTCAATAGTCCCCCCATTTAAGCAACTATTAACTGTTACTAATCCACAAGATAATATTCAATGGATAGTGTTGCAAGGATTTTCGAAATGGGATCAGGAACCGCTTAGCCAAAAAGATGTTATACCAAAACAAGATGGCTGGTATAGGATTAATTCATGCATTATCCATAAAAATGATTATAAGAATTTAAAGTCTTATATGAAAGGTAAACCTTTATGTGATCCAGATATTGTTGGCATTTCTTCTACAGGTAATCAAGGGTACTTTGGAGAATATTCTTGGCATCCATACTATGAAAATATAGCTGAATGGAGAAATGAAGATGATGAATGGGATAGAGGAATAAACGTAGAATATCATGTTCCTGTGTTAGAGTATGAATGGGAAAGTGGAAGTGTAGATCATTCTATTGATGAATCAATAAGATTCTATATGCCGTCTCCTAAATTAATTAATGATTTAAATTTAGTTAATAGTATGAACCCTGGAAAATGGATAAATGGAAAAGGAGAATTAGTATTTATTGATCCGAGCACTATGTATGAAGGACCATCTTACGGTTTAATTAGAAAAGATATAATGGAACAGTGGCTCGAAGAAAATGATCTACAGATTGTTTGGCTAATTGGTGGAGAAAAGCAATTGTTTACCTTTAGAGCTGATAAATTTTTTGGAAGATTAGTTTATAGTGGTATTTTTACTTTATTGAATGATGAATTAAAAGGTGAATTATGGTTTGAAGAAGAGAAAGGGCGGAATAGATGATGTTGGTATACATTGAATATGTTCTGTGATGCGCTAATAAATTTATTTAAGCAATATATATTTTTCTGAAAAAACACCTGCATTATAAGCTAGGTGTTTTTTTATGCCAACTTTTCAGGAGGTGAACTATGCAAGACAATGAAAAACACACCCTATATATCCCCCAGGGATTAAAAACACAAGTAGAAATCTTTGATGGATTCGGAAAGGAGGAATTATTCAAAACAATCATCATTACATTAATTGCAGCGTTGGTTGATGGTGTTATCTACTTGATAACTAAAAATACTGCAATTACCGTGGTTTTTATATTAACTGCTATTGCAGGAAGCGTAATGATGCTTACTAAGGACAAAACAAACATATCGGTGGTGGATCAGATAGGATTTATGATTAGGTTTTTCAGGTCCCAAAAGAAGTATAAGTACAAATATTTAGATGAATGGAAGTGAAGTCGGTGACAACAATATGAAAGAAGAAATGATGAAATACAAATTGGCAGGAAACTTAGAAACCACAATCTCAGGAAAGTACATTTACACCCTACTCAGTGAATTGGCAAATGAAAGCGGAGAAGTTCAAATACCGGTCGGTAAAATCAGCAGAACACTTAAGATTGGCAAGAATACGGTAAGGAGAAATTTACACAGGCTTGAGGAAGCCGGATATATTCATATTAGGTCTGTGTATCGTGAGGATGGCGGTCGGGCTGCCAACATATATATCATTAAATGATGAATATGTTAACATGGCTGATAATTGCCTTGGTAATGGGCATTTTAACAGATATTTTGCTGATGTATCTGTTACAGCAAAAACAATATCCGTTTTCAGTAATATTGAGTGTTATCGCAATGCTGGCTCTTTTTAAGACCTTTGGTGAAGAAATAATCATCATCAAAGGTTTTTTGTTTGCCCAAATACTAATCTTTGCCGGTTGCTATGATGCAAAGACAAAAATCATTCCCGATATGGTCCACATTTTTATATTGATCATAGGTCTGATTAACTTTTCGCCGGTACAGTCCCTGGCAGGTATTTTAATTGTACCTATTCCCTACATGATAACTGCCATTATAAAGCCGAAAGGCATTGGCGGTGGGGATATAAAACTGATGGCAGCCAGCGGATTCTTACTTGCCATTAAAGGAGGCTTCACTGCAAGTATTATCGGACTTGTATTGGCTGTGATTGTAAACGGAGTATATTACAAAATCAAAGCCAAGGATAAAAATATTTCTTTTGCTCTTGCACCCTATTTATCAATCGGGTGTTTTATTGCATACCTTAAAATAATGTAATGGAGGTTGTTTCAATGAAGAATATTTTGAGAAACAGAACAGTATTAGGTCTTACATGCATCGTGTTGTCGCTGATTATCTGTTTTGCCTTAACGCCAATGTTTAATAAGGCGTTACAGGCCAAAACAGAAGTAGTAAGAATAACAAAAGACGTTTCAAAAGGTGAATTGATAACCAATGCACAAGTGGAAGTCGTAGAAGTCGGCAGATATAACCTGCCCGGATCAGTGCTGAAAAACAAGGATAATGTAGTCGGCAAATATGCAAAAGCAGATTTATTCAAAGGTGACTATGTACTAAATACAAAGGTTTCTGATAATGCATTAGCGGAAAATGAATACTTATATGAGTTTAATGGAGCACAAAGAGCCATATCAGTAACTATTAAATCCTTTGCTA
It encodes:
- the avs2 gene encoding AVAST type 2 anti-phage system protein Avs2, whose protein sequence is MVNIDFPNIRKHDGSQDKGFEELVCQLAHLKPPDNAQYFVRKEGDGGDAGVECYWKLNDETEHAWQAKYFLNVMTDSQWSQISKSVETALEKHPKLTKYYICLPRDWTDSRKTVKGKTVNSSWDKWVEHVKSWEELASKKGMKVKFEYWCKHEISQMLQVDKPEFAGRALYWFNEPIISTEILLRIAQKSKETLGERFTPEFHVELPIANKFDCLGLTNRWKKQLRGQCNIISEISEEYKRIFKHRIDSFSDKTIWNKLNENIEEFYSEFLSTVYRGEIFQSIDRLVSLTETIYKEVNSCNETIFEASYKENDTELKKKLQEISYDLRKISKKIDDINDFLNDKAISAGKNKSMLLLGEAGIGKSHLLCDISLKRLDEGFPTLFLLGQHYLGGNPLDFICSELGLPKYPYRTVLGALDSLGESKDTRLLIVIDAINEGINREAWHDNIIQFLTELEDYQHIAVVLSCRSTYKDYLIPENDNKLVEIEHYGFRGYEHRAAFKYLAKQGISKPGTPILTPEFTNPLFLKTCCKAIKGMGENKFPKGLNGFNKLYEFYIESAERVISRKKRYRSSEHIVVEAIRRFVSELYPDYISGLPIREAREIITKIDPKPNIGESLFELLIDEGVLAFDVIPSHVEKERGIEVVRFTYERFSDYAIAMYIIENCATEEDIGKLFLPDGTIGKIINENNKYKYSGIIEALGISIPEKFNKEFLEFMEFDDEEEYEYNWFFEKTFTNVILWRTGKSVTEKSLEMLNKVQHYSYNNQSLDILLALSTEPEHPWNADFLDANLSRMDMPKRDAFWSTYVAINDHSENEYGEETVVRTLIDWSLNAELEEVELERLRLTAVVLLWMTTTSNRKVRDQATKSLARVLYHIPQHIVSFIEKFNNCDDVYLVERLYASIYGVVVHLDSNLIIKDVSVCVYNHQFKDYRPYPDILLRDYARGIMEFAYHKNLLNDVLDNPEIFRPPYFSDWPIENPSKEEINKIIGDEFSSSIKSSLMGFPGDFGNYTMSCVHDWSPTAITEEKPQTGIELKRIFAEKLPNKLRIRYEKYLDDQVKANRLSEEIDIESWLEQLSKEAWDETDSENEENIEEDSWECLKEDINNVINEIDKEEFRWLNGLNNGERPAAFSRKWAQRWVCKKAYELGWSDELFADFEKMYSNGGGHGREGGRIERIGKKYQWIAFHEILARMSDNLIWIDRGYSDLDDHKFFGPWQIHKRDIDPTIWLSKTGDSGWDKWDKMFWWQPYKFPFVEDKLEAQIEWLWDKSIVPPFKQLLTVTNPQDNIQWIVLQGFSKWDQEPLSQKDVIPKQDGWYRINSCIIHKNDYKNLKSYMKGKPLCDPDIVGISSTGNQGYFGEYSWHPYYENIAEWRNEDDEWDRGINVEYHVPVLEYEWESGSVDHSIDESIRFYMPSPKLINDLNLVNSMNPGKWINGKGELVFIDPSTMYEGPSYGLIRKDIMEQWLEENDLQIVWLIGGEKQLFTFRADKFFGRLVYSGIFTLLNDELKGELWFEEEKGRNR
- a CDS encoding prepilin peptidase, yielding MMNMLTWLIIALVMGILTDILLMYLLQQKQYPFSVILSVIAMLALFKTFGEEIIIIKGFLFAQILIFAGCYDAKTKIIPDMVHIFILIIGLINFSPVQSLAGILIVPIPYMITAIIKPKGIGGGDIKLMAASGFLLAIKGGFTASIIGLVLAVIVNGVYYKIKAKDKNISFALAPYLSIGCFIAYLKIM
- a CDS encoding helix-turn-helix domain-containing protein, with the protein product MKEEMMKYKLAGNLETTISGKYIYTLLSELANESGEVQIPVGKISRTLKIGKNTVRRNLHRLEEAGYIHIRSVYREDGGRAANIYIIK